In Rhineura floridana isolate rRhiFlo1 chromosome 6, rRhiFlo1.hap2, whole genome shotgun sequence, one genomic interval encodes:
- the LOC133386522 gene encoding whey acidic protein-like isoform X1: MKPEVLWLLLGLFVFKGSAEAPDYGEEVKKGKKGFCAASPNGLYNPPCHVECEGDRECPGEAKCCEFACRYVCMPPSREKPGVCPPPLLKKLHAPLMCGSACTEDADCGGRQKCCESGCGGHVCRMPPQEKPGKCPRKQRVKPSGEEATYDTCAHDWECKGAEKCCFSGTSMRCIDVHQGTRAGSSRPEAPAPSVS, translated from the exons ATGAAGCCAGAAGTCCTCTGGCTCCTACTGGGGCTCTTTGTGTTCAAGGGCAGTGCGGAGGCACCAGACTATGGTGAAGAGGTCAAGAAAG GGAAGAAAGGATTCTGCGCTGCCTCCCCCAATGGGCTGTATAACCCTCCCTGCCACGTGGAATGCGAAGGGGACAGGGAGTGCCCCGGCGAAGCAAAGTGCTGCGAATTTGCCTGCAGATACGTCTGCATGCCCCCCAGCAGAG AGAAGCCCGGGGTTTGCCCACCCCCACTGCTGAAGAAGCTGCACGCCCCTCTCATGTGTGGCTCAGCCTGCACGGAGGATGCTGACTGCGGAGGGCGGCAGAAGTGTTGCGAGTCGGGCTGTGGTGGCCACGTGTGCAGGATGCCTCCTCAAG agaaacctgggaagtgccCCCGGAAGCAACGGGTGAAGCCATCCGGAGAAGAGGCGACGTATGACACCTGTGCCCACGACTGGGAGTGCAAAGGGGCGGAGAAGTGCTGCTTCTCGGGCACCTCCATGAGATGCATCGATGTGCACCAAGGCACCAGGGCAGGAAGCAGCAGGCCAG AGGCCCCTGCCCCCAGCGTCTCATAA
- the LOC133386522 gene encoding waprin-Phi1-like isoform X2, with amino-acid sequence MKPEVLWLLLGLFVFKGSAEAPDYGEEVKKEKPGVCPPPLLKKLHAPLMCGSACTEDADCGGRQKCCESGCGGHVCRMPPQEKPGKCPRKQRVKPSGEEATYDTCAHDWECKGAEKCCFSGTSMRCIDVHQGTRAGSSRPEAPAPSVS; translated from the exons ATGAAGCCAGAAGTCCTCTGGCTCCTACTGGGGCTCTTTGTGTTCAAGGGCAGTGCGGAGGCACCAGACTATGGTGAAGAGGTCAAGAAAG AGAAGCCCGGGGTTTGCCCACCCCCACTGCTGAAGAAGCTGCACGCCCCTCTCATGTGTGGCTCAGCCTGCACGGAGGATGCTGACTGCGGAGGGCGGCAGAAGTGTTGCGAGTCGGGCTGTGGTGGCCACGTGTGCAGGATGCCTCCTCAAG agaaacctgggaagtgccCCCGGAAGCAACGGGTGAAGCCATCCGGAGAAGAGGCGACGTATGACACCTGTGCCCACGACTGGGAGTGCAAAGGGGCGGAGAAGTGCTGCTTCTCGGGCACCTCCATGAGATGCATCGATGTGCACCAAGGCACCAGGGCAGGAAGCAGCAGGCCAG AGGCCCCTGCCCCCAGCGTCTCATAA